DNA sequence from the Acidobacteriota bacterium genome:
CAAAGCCGGGGCAATCTGACCGGCATTCCTTGCAACGCGCGCGCCAGCCGCTCCTGAGCCCACAGGAGCGTTCGCTCCCCGGCTCCACCGGCCGAAGGGGGCCTTCCGTTCTGCATCCCCAGGAAGTGCTCGAGCTGTTCGTGGCGCCGGTAGAAGACGACCGCCGAGTATCCCGAGCGGTACTGGCGCTCCGCGAACCGCGCCAGATCCGTAGGATGGTCGTGCGCGACGTGCGCAGCGGGCCGGTAGAGCAGCCGCAACCCCCGCGCCGCCAAGCGGTAGCCCGCCTCTACATCCTCCCAGGCCGCGAAAGGAAACGCCTGGTCGAAGGGCTCGGCCGCCATCGCGTCCCGGTCGACCGACAGGTTGGACGTGTAGAAGAAGTTGAACGGCACGTTGTCTTCGTCCTCGATCAGCGCGAATCCGAACTGAAGTCCTTGTTCATTGATGTAGTCGAGGAAGGGCGTGCGGCGCATGCGGGAGTGCCAGTCGGTGCGGCCGATCACTCCGACGCAACCCCCCGACGCGCGAACGGAGCGCGCGAGATCCCCGTTCTGGACCCGGTCGTGCGCGGCCAACCATCCCGGCGAGGGGACGGTGTCGTCACCAAGAAAGGCCACCCAACGCCCCCGCGCCGCCGTCACCCCCCGATTCCGCGCGACGGCCGGCCCCTGGTTCTGCTGGTGGATCACGCGCAACGCGGGCGAGGCGTCGGGGCGGTCCGCGACTCGTTGGTCGAGCCACGCGGTCGTACCGTCGCTACTGCCGTCATTCACAACGAGGATCTCGAACGCGGGTCCCTCCTGGCCGTCCAACGCCTCGAGGACCTCCTTGAGCGCAGACAGGCGGTTGAAGGTCGGGATGACCACACTGAAGGCCGGCGCACCGGTCACCGCTCTACCTCCATGACTTCTTCCAGGCTGCGGCGGACCAGCGTGACTTCTTCGGGCCACAGGGACTTGAAGCCGACACTCCCGAACAACTGTTCGTCCCCCGGATAGGTCGGCACCACGTAGAGAGGGAATCGCTCGAAGATTTCTGCGTCGGACCGCCGGCGTCTGGCCTGAATACGCCGGCGGCGTTCTACTGCGGCGTCCAGTCCGCGGACGATCGAAGACAAAGCCCTCACCTGAGCCAGAGTCTGCTCGTCGACGATCGCAGGCACGCCGTCAGGCAGCTCAGGCTGCGGCCGTGCGAACCGTCTCAGTCTCGTGCGGAGCGCGATGACAGATCGTAGCCGTTCCCAGGCATCGCGCGCTCCGGAGCCGAGGATCGCCCGCTGCCCGCCCGCACTGCTGCCGGCCGCGGTGACAGTCCCCAGCGGGGCAGCAGCCGGCCCCTCTTCCGGAACACTGTATGGATCGACGGCCAGCTCGTGACCGTGGGGGTTTCGATAGGCGAGCAGGTGCTGAACGCGGGTGAGCAGAGTCATCTGCACAAGCGGCATCAGCTTCGGCCACAACTCGGCATCGTAGTTCTTGAAGGCGGTGAGATACGAGTTGCGCTCGAAGAGTAGTCCCCGATTGGCGTTGCCGAGCAACTCGCTGGTTGCCATCGAACGATGGTGAACGATCGCGCCCGGCGCTGACAGAACACGCTGACCGGCAGACCAAAGCCGCCAGCCCAGGTCGACATCTTCCAGATAGGCGAAGTACGTCTCGTCGAAGCCGCCTGCAGCGACGTAGGCCTCGCGGCGGACGATCATGTTGCCACCGCAGGGGAACAGCAACTCGCCGCCCTCTTCCGGCAGCTCGACGTCTGTCATCCGTCGGTGGTAGTCGAGCTGAAACGCGTGACCGTCGAAGGTCATCA
Encoded proteins:
- a CDS encoding glycosyltransferase family 2 protein, which codes for MVSGLAGRAKEIDSVDVLVVSWNGRHHLETLLPVLETQQVPGASVKVRLFDNGSSDDTVAWVRSAYPHVDVLANSSNIGFSAANNRLAEKSSASALVLVNNDTRPQSDWLAELVAALRQAPPDVAALSGCIVDWEGGRLDFGRGVMTFDGHAFQLDYHRRMTDVELPEEGGELLFPCGGNMIVRREAYVAAGGFDETYFAYLEDVDLGWRLWSAGQRVLSAPGAIVHHRSMATSELLGNANRGLLFERNSYLTAFKNYDAELWPKLMPLVQMTLLTRVQHLLAYRNPHGHELAVDPYSVPEEGPAAAPLGTVTAAGSSAGGQRAILGSGARDAWERLRSVIALRTRLRRFARPQPELPDGVPAIVDEQTLAQVRALSSIVRGLDAAVERRRRIQARRRRSDAEIFERFPLYVVPTYPGDEQLFGSVGFKSLWPEEVTLVRRSLEEVMEVER
- a CDS encoding glycosyltransferase family A protein; the encoded protein is MTGAPAFSVVIPTFNRLSALKEVLEALDGQEGPAFEILVVNDGSSDGTTAWLDQRVADRPDASPALRVIHQQNQGPAVARNRGVTAARGRWVAFLGDDTVPSPGWLAAHDRVQNGDLARSVRASGGCVGVIGRTDWHSRMRRTPFLDYINEQGLQFGFALIEDEDNVPFNFFYTSNLSVDRDAMAAEPFDQAFPFAAWEDVEAGYRLAARGLRLLYRPAAHVAHDHPTDLARFAERQYRSGYSAVVFYRRHEQLEHFLGMQNGRPPSAGGAGERTLLWAQERLARALQGMPVRLPRLWEKTMRHHYLEGLRNGWSDGVGLDRGGRS